From the genome of Nitrospirota bacterium, one region includes:
- a CDS encoding ABC transporter permease gives MKNKLHLLIYFLRKDLKAKYAGSALGVIWTFLMPVIQILLLWLVFSTIMKARPYGNMQMPYIYFLLSSYFFWLAFLEGTMRAANSIIENSEIVKKISFPNIILPITAALSSYLPHILGFILFIVVYGIETSFSPILLLVMPVLLFQVIFSLGVGMILASLMPYVRDLGQLLGQALQGIFFLSPIIYSIEAVPEKLKIIFYLNPITYFVVSYQKIILLGEVPSFSYLSAIACLSLSCFIGGYFLFHKLKEGFSDVL, from the coding sequence ATGAAAAACAAATTACATCTGCTCATCTATTTCTTGAGAAAAGACTTAAAAGCAAAATATGCGGGTTCGGCATTAGGAGTTATTTGGACATTTCTTATGCCCGTTATCCAGATTCTTCTTTTATGGCTTGTTTTTTCAACCATCATGAAGGCCCGCCCCTATGGGAATATGCAGATGCCCTACATATATTTTCTGCTTTCCTCATACTTCTTCTGGCTGGCATTCCTGGAGGGCACCATGAGAGCAGCGAATTCCATAATAGAAAACTCCGAAATCGTCAAGAAAATTTCTTTCCCGAATATTATACTACCCATTACGGCTGCCCTATCCAGCTACCTGCCGCATATTCTCGGCTTTATACTATTTATTGTAGTGTACGGCATAGAGACATCATTCAGCCCAATACTGCTATTGGTCATGCCGGTTCTGCTCTTTCAGGTCATTTTTTCACTGGGAGTTGGGATGATACTTGCGTCCCTGATGCCTTACGTTCGAGACCTGGGGCAGTTACTGGGCCAGGCATTGCAAGGGATATTTTTTCTCTCTCCGATTATCTACAGTATCGAAGCCGTCCCCGAAAAATTAAAAATCATTTTTTATCTTAACCCCATAACCTATTTTGTAGTCTCATACCAGAAGATTATTCTGCTTGGGGAAGTACCGTCGTTCTCATATTTGAGCGCAATCGCCTGTCTTTCGCTAAGCTGCTTTATTGGCGGATATTTTCTCTTTCACAAACTGAAAGAGGGGTTTTCCGACGTCTTGTGA
- a CDS encoding radical SAM protein has product MPGCAEQQSEVPLELRIKDKVFFLHSSLMGEPYPEVLSLESTNFCNLSCSHCGHSQFPVFQKGHFDMTLFDTLDHLLGTRIKTVSLSNFGEPFMSQIWPQLLKKVCSIDELNISFITNGLMLDRHLLDVADHRISFAVSIDGASEKTYGHFRGKNNFSRLIQNLTLLKKQKDQAGVVYPRITFLFTVSKINCHELVDMVELAASLGVTSLIVQFQLFFDQHRFESESLYFAQDEYNQHIREAAQKAGELGIAFVHPDSFDGKTMVSRETISNCWLGRDSSGEIRCFSQRAICYVKYNGCVEACCSPDHNVMGDLKTDSFEDIWHGRGYRDLRLAFDRGEWPDRCRYCNIIQALDVHDKRAHFIALQDMGQPPSSVRQEYRISELDTRYKQALLLLRSNNISGASELIVPMSRIDRNLIEVGNARAFLYGMEGRVSAMCEQLKTLLSIAPKDKILLANYTAAVTMSKKKTFFDRLFRNS; this is encoded by the coding sequence ATGCCCGGATGTGCTGAGCAGCAGTCGGAAGTCCCGCTTGAATTGAGAATTAAAGACAAGGTTTTCTTTCTCCATAGTTCGTTGATGGGAGAGCCTTATCCGGAAGTCCTGTCATTGGAATCAACAAATTTCTGCAACCTTTCGTGTTCTCATTGCGGACATTCCCAGTTCCCCGTATTTCAGAAGGGGCATTTTGACATGACTCTATTCGACACATTAGACCACCTCCTCGGCACAAGGATAAAGACCGTCTCCCTGAGCAACTTTGGAGAACCTTTTATGTCTCAGATATGGCCGCAGCTGCTTAAGAAAGTATGCTCCATTGACGAACTCAACATTTCTTTTATCACGAACGGCCTGATGCTGGATAGACACCTTTTGGATGTCGCAGACCACAGAATATCATTTGCTGTTTCAATTGACGGTGCATCAGAAAAAACCTATGGCCATTTCAGAGGTAAAAACAACTTCTCGAGGCTCATTCAGAACCTCACTCTTTTAAAGAAACAAAAGGATCAGGCGGGAGTCGTGTATCCCCGCATTACATTTCTTTTTACCGTTTCAAAAATTAACTGCCATGAACTTGTCGATATGGTCGAACTGGCAGCTTCTCTTGGCGTGACATCATTAATCGTTCAATTTCAACTTTTTTTTGATCAGCACCGTTTCGAATCCGAATCGCTTTATTTTGCTCAGGACGAGTACAATCAACATATCAGGGAGGCAGCTCAAAAGGCGGGCGAGCTCGGAATCGCTTTCGTACATCCTGACTCTTTCGATGGCAAGACAATGGTATCGCGTGAGACTATTTCCAATTGCTGGCTTGGCAGAGACAGCTCCGGCGAGATACGCTGTTTTTCCCAGCGAGCCATCTGTTACGTTAAATATAACGGATGCGTTGAAGCCTGTTGCTCTCCTGATCATAACGTTATGGGAGATCTCAAAACCGACTCTTTTGAGGATATTTGGCACGGACGGGGATATCGTGATCTGCGCCTTGCATTTGACAGGGGAGAGTGGCCGGACAGATGCAGATATTGCAATATTATTCAGGCCCTGGACGTTCATGATAAAAGGGCACACTTTATTGCGCTTCAGGATATGGGGCAGCCCCCTTCTTCAGTTCGTCAGGAATATCGCATATCCGAACTCGATACCCGATATAAGCAGGCCCTTCTCCTGCTCAGGTCCAATAATATCTCAGGGGCCTCCGAGCTTATTGTACCGATGAGTCGCATCGATCGTAATTTAATTGAAGTCGGTAATGCAAGAGCTTTTCTTTACGGTATGGAAGGAAGAGTCAGCGCCATGTGCGAACAGCTCAAAACACTATTGTCCATAGCGCCGAAAGACAAAATACTGCTGGCTAATTATACTGCCGCGGTCACCATGTCAAAGAAAAAAACTTTTTTTGACCGGCTGTTTCGTAATTCATAG
- a CDS encoding ABC transporter ATP-binding protein: protein MVTIEADGLTKIFKLYDRPSARLSEIFTRKKLHREFISLDHLSFRVNQGETLGIIGENGAGKSTLLKILSKTLSPSSGHFAIHGRVSSLLELGAGFHPEFTGLENIYFYGSLLGIDRALMDKKKEEIIEFSELGDFIHFPVKTYSSGMFVRLAFSVATSVDPEILILDEVLSVGDLHFQKKSTDRILSFKERGKTIVFCSHEMYHIARVCDRVLWLKNGRIHMEDKPFEVIQAYETFQLAKEKVSSGPVTEGNVEIQKAPSEKPDEKPFIFIQNLLVDPPEILTAGGDLRISLQTMVNDDRIPYRIAIYIRTVDGLGIIGTGTYKMDPFYGNQKVTILFPKIQLRSSTFLIEAFAFDNEGVYWYDRRQALPLVAHRQTVEVGIIDLPHEWHIEKA, encoded by the coding sequence ATGGTGACTATTGAAGCAGATGGCCTCACAAAAATCTTTAAGCTATACGACAGACCCTCTGCGCGACTCAGTGAAATTTTTACCAGGAAGAAGCTGCACAGAGAATTTATATCACTGGACCATCTCTCCTTTCGGGTCAACCAAGGAGAGACATTAGGCATTATCGGTGAGAACGGCGCAGGAAAGAGCACTTTACTGAAGATACTCTCCAAAACACTATCTCCTTCAAGCGGTCACTTTGCCATACACGGAAGGGTCTCATCGCTTCTTGAACTTGGGGCAGGCTTTCATCCAGAATTCACCGGTCTCGAAAATATCTATTTCTACGGATCTCTTTTGGGAATCGACAGGGCACTCATGGACAAAAAAAAGGAGGAGATTATCGAGTTTTCTGAACTCGGCGATTTTATCCATTTCCCGGTCAAAACCTATTCTTCCGGTATGTTTGTAAGGCTTGCATTCTCAGTCGCTACGTCCGTCGACCCAGAAATTCTGATACTTGACGAGGTGCTCTCCGTTGGTGACCTGCATTTTCAGAAAAAAAGCACTGACCGCATACTTTCTTTCAAGGAAAGAGGAAAGACTATTGTCTTTTGCTCTCATGAGATGTACCACATAGCAAGGGTCTGCGACAGAGTCTTGTGGCTGAAGAATGGGCGAATCCACATGGAAGATAAACCCTTTGAAGTAATTCAGGCATATGAAACGTTTCAACTGGCAAAAGAGAAGGTTTCTTCCGGGCCGGTTACGGAGGGCAATGTAGAAATTCAGAAGGCCCCCTCTGAAAAGCCGGACGAAAAACCATTTATATTCATACAAAATCTGCTGGTAGACCCGCCTGAAATACTCACTGCCGGCGGCGATCTCCGTATTAGTCTTCAAACCATGGTAAACGATGACCGTATACCGTATCGCATTGCCATTTATATAAGGACCGTTGACGGACTCGGAATCATCGGAACGGGCACCTATAAGATGGACCCTTTTTACGGAAACCAGAAAGTTACGATTCTGTTTCCCAAGATTCAGCTCCGCTCGAGCACATTTCTCATCGAGGCCTTTGCGTTTGACAATGAGGGGGTCTACTGGTATGACAGGAGACAGGCGCTGCCCCTTGTTGCGCACCGTCAGACAGTGGAAGTAGGGATAATTGACCTGCCGCATGAATGGCATATTGAGAAAGCGTAA